In Streptomyces pluripotens, the genomic window ACACCGCCGTCATCCTGCCGCTGCGGGACGCGGCTGCCGCCGACCTCGCCGAGCGGCTGCTCACCGCCGTGGACGACGCGCTGCTCCTGGCCCTCCCGGGGCTGGCGGAGGTCGTGATCGAGGTGAACGCCGAGGCGCCCCGCACCTTGTGGCGCCGCACCGAGGGCACCGTCACGGTCGTGGAGGACTCGCGGAACGGCGCCACCAGGTGGCGCACCGCCGTCGCGCACGGTCCGCTCACCCCTGAGCTGCTGGTCGGCCGGCCGGTGGAGGAGCGGCTGCGCCCGCACTGGTCGGTGACCTGGGCCGTGCCGGAGGACGAGGCGGGCCGCCCGGTGCGGCCCCGTACGCACTCCGTCGTGCACGCGCCCACCCCCAGCGACGAGCCCCTCGGGGTTCCCGCCCTGCTCATCGCCTCCCTCCCGCTGGACACCACCCGGCGGCACGCGGCGCCCGGACCGCTCACCGACTTCCTGGTGCAGCGTGCGGCCGATGCGTACGCCGGACTGCTGGCCGACTGGCGTCCGGTGACGGACGGGATCATCGACCTCGTGCCGGGGCCACTCGGCACGGGCGAGCTGGACGGTGCACTGCGGCAGGCGATCCTGGAGCGGCTGCCGCGTACCGCCTTCCTGCCCCCCGCCGTATCGGGCGAGGGCGGGGAAGGCGAGGAGGACGGTCTCCCGGAGGCGCTGCGGCCCAGGGACGCGGAGATCGTGGAGGGGGCCGGCGCGGACACGGTCCGGGTGCTCGCCGAGGTGCTGCCCACCCTCCTGCCCGCCGGGCTGGAGCGGCGCACCGAGCTGCGCGCCCTCGGGATCGCCCGGCTACCGCTCGCCGACGCCATCGACCGGCTGGCCGGACTGGAGAAGGACCCCGACTGGTGGTGGCGGCTCTACGACAGTCTCGCCGGGGTCGACCCCGACCGGCTCTCCGGGCTGCCGGTGCCGCTCGCGGACGACCGGACCACCATCGGACCCCGGCAGGTGCTGCTGCCCACCCCGGACGGCGCCCGCATCGACGCCGACGTCCTCGGGCGGCTCGGGCTGAAGGTCGCCCACCCGGACGCCGTACACCCGTTGCTGGAGAAGCTGGGCGCGCTGCCCGCGACCGCGCGCGCGGTGCTGACCACCCCGCAGGTGCGGGCCGCCGTGGCCGCTTCCTTGGACGAGGAGGGCGGGATCGGCTGGGAGGAGGACGCGCCGGACGCCGAGGAACTGGCGGACACCGTCCTCGGGTTGGTCCGGGACGCGGGCTTGGAACCGGGCGACGAGCCCTGGCTGGGGGCTCTCGCACTGCCCGACGAAGACGGTGAACTCGCCCCGGCCGGTGAACTCGTCCTGCCCGGAAGCGCCTTCGCGCGGGTCATCAGGGACGGCGAACTGGGCGCCGTGGACGCGGACCTGGCCGAGAAGTGGGGGGTGCAGCCGCTGACCGCCTGCGGGGTGCTGGCGGACTTCGCGTTGGTGCGCGCCACCGACGTCGTCCTCGACCCGGACGAACTCGAACCCCGGGAAGGCGACTTCGCCGAGCCCGACGACGCGGGCCTGCTGGACGCCGTGGACGTCTGGTGCGAGGACATCCTCGACCGCTTCCCGGACAGCCCGGTGCCGCCCGTCGCCACCGAACTCGTCGCCGTGCGCGATCTGGACCTGGTGGACGACGACCACTGGCCCGAGGCGCTCGCGCTGCTGGCCCGGCCGCCGCTGCGGGACGCACTGACCCAGCCGGTGCGCATCCTGTTGCACGACGGCACGCACGAGGTCGTACGCCCGTACACGGCCTGGTGGCTGCGGGGGCATCCGGTCCTCGACGGGCGTCGGCCGGCCGGTCTGCTCGCGGCGGGCGGCGACCCCTTGCTGCGCGGCCTGTACGAAGAGGCGGACGCCACCGGGTTCGAGGACGAGCAGGTGCTGCGGGCGCTCGGGGTGCGGACCTCCGTTGCCGCCCTGCTGGACGAGCCCGGCGGCGCCGCCGAACTGCTGGACCGGCTGGCCGACCCGGACCGGACCGTCACCCCAGCCCAACTGCACGGACTCTACAGCGCGTTGGCGGACCTGGACCCCGACCAGGTGACCCTTCCGGACGATCTGCGGGCCGTGGTCGACGGGCGGGCGACGGTCGTGGACGCGGCGGACGCGGTGGTCGTCGACTCGCCCGATCTCCTGCCGTTCACCTCCGGGATTCCGCTGCTGCCCGTCCGGCCGTCCCGGGCCGCCGAACTGGCCGAGCTGTTCCAGGTGCGGCGGCTGAGCGAGTCCGTCACCGGCAAGGTGGACTCCGAGGGGACCGAGCACGACGTGCCGGAACCGGTGCGGGTCCTGCTCGGGGTGCGTACGCCCGAGTCGTACGTCGAGCACGGCGAATTGGTCGTGGACGGCGTCGAGATCGACTGGCGGCTCACCGACGACGGCGTGCTGCACGCCTCCACCCTGGAGGGCGTCGCCGCCGGCCTGGCGTGGGCGGCGGGCCAGTGGCCGCGCCGGTTCGAGGTGGCCGCCCTGCTGGAGGACCCGTCCCGGACACAGGAGCTGGCGCGGGACCGCTGGTTCGACTGAGGGGGACCGGGGCGACCTGGCCGAGGGGCCGGCCGCCTGGCGTCCCGGCCGCCGGCCTTCCCGGGCGTGACGTGGGCGGGGCCGGGTGCGTTCCCCCCAACGGGAATCCGTTGGGGGGGGCAGTGCCGGCGGTCGTCCCTCGGGTACCTCCGACGCGCTGGGGCAGTTCAGCTCGTCGTGATCGAATCGGCACGACGGGTGGCCGGTGGCAAGCCACCCTCCTCGCCGCCGCCCCCTCTGGGGCCCGGCGGGACGTCTACAGCATCGCCGCCGAGCCCGGCCCGCAGCGCCTTTCCGCTCCGCACCTGCCCGGCGTGGTGGAGCACGTCGTGATCAGCGCGGGTCGGGCCCTGGTGGGTATTGCCGACGAGCCGGTGGAACTCCACCCGGGCGACTACATCTGCTATCCGGCCGACGTCCCGCCCGTCTTCCAGGCGCTGGAGCCCGCCACCCGCGCGGTGCTCGTCTCCGAACACCGGTGAGCGGCGGCCCTACCCGCGCGTCCGGCCTCGACCGTCTCGCCGGCGGCCTGCTTGACCACCCGGAGGCCCCCATCACGTTCGTGTCCAGCACGTCCGCGAATTCCTTCTCGGCCATCCGCAGCAGCGACCGGTCCCGGGTGAGGCGTTGCGCCCCGCGAAGGTTACATGATCATAAAATCTGATCTAAAGCAGGTTTGCCCTACAACCACCCTGCCGGGTTGTGGATCTGATGGCGTGAGTCGACCGACTCCACCTCACTTCTCCCTCCAGGGGAACGCACATGCGTACTCGTGCCACTGTGGCCGCCGTCTCCGGCGCCCTGGCCCTCTCCGCCTTTGCCGTACCGACGGCGCAGGCGGCCCCGTCCAGCGGTGTCCCGCACACGCTGAACGCGAGCTTCTCTTCCGTCAAGATCGCCAAGGCGATCAAGGTCGGCACCACGTACGAAGTCAGCAGGAAGTACACGTTCACGCTGACCCACGACGCCGAAGTCGACATCACCGCGAAGGACTTCTTCGCGGATGCCTACCTGTACCGGGGTTCCTTCGACGACCCGACCGCCGAGTTGGACGGCGACAGCCCGGCGACCTGTACCGCCACCTCGACGACCACCGCCACCTGCGCCGGCACGGTCGACATCTACCCGGCCGACGGCGACCTGAAGAACGCCTGGGCCGGCACCTGGCACGTGGCCGCCGAGGTCATAGCCTTCAACGGTCAGGACCAGACCGACCCCGACCTGAGCAAGGTCGGCTTCAAGGACCAGAGCGGCCTCGCCAGCACCCGGGTGCAGCGCTACTCCAAGCTGACCGCCAACGCGGGCCCGGAGCCGGTCGTCAAGGGCAAGACCCTGACGGTGAAGGGCAAGCTGTCCCGCGCCAACTGGGAGGACCGCAAGTACCACGGCTACACCAAGCAGCCGGTCAAGCTCCAGTTCCGCAAGAAGGGTTCCAGCACCTACACCACCGTCAAGACGGTCTACACCAACTCGTACGGCAACCTGAAGACCACCACGACCGCCAAGTACGACGGCTACTGGCGCTTCTACTTCGCCGGCACCACGACGACGCCGGCCGTCAAGGCCAAGGGCGACTACGTCGACGTGAAGTAGTCGACGTGAAGTAGTCGACGTGAAGTAGCGGCCGGACGCCCGGCGCGAGAGTCGCGGCCCACCCGCCGCGACTCTCCTCGGCGAAGCTATCCATCCGGCTCACGCTCCCGGCCCCTTCCGACCGTGTGCAGCACCACCCATCGGCGCGTCCCGCCCGAGTCGGGTGCGGGAGTCGGGGAAGCGGTTGCGCCCCAAGAGAACTGACGTTCTGTTAAGGTCCCAGCGCCGCCCCGGCGGCGATCACGGATCGAACAGGATTCTTGGGGGGTCTCTTGTCTGAGCACCAGCATGCCCGCTTCCGGCGGGCCCGCAGTCTGCTCGCCGCACTGGCGGTCTGCACCGCCACGCTCGCCACCGGCGCACCGGCCGCGCACGCGGTCGAGCTGGGCGAACCGTCCGACGTCGCCGTCAAACTGCCGTCCAGCACGTACTCGCGCATGCTGGTCGACCAGGCCCGCCAGCGTGTCTACGTGACCACGGGCGCGCTCAACGCGACCGTGCACGAACTGCTGGTGTACGACTTCGACGGCACCTTGCTGCACACCGTCAAGACCGACGCCCTCGTCGACCCGGGCGCGATGATGCTCTCCGCGGACGGCAAGATCCTTTACGTCGGCGTGGCCAACGGGATCCTGATCTTCAATCCCGACGACTTCGCCTACATCGGTGGCGGATGGTTGCGCAGCGACTTCTTCAAGGGCAGGTGCGCCGGCGACATCGTGGCGACCGGTAGCACGCTCAGGTTCACCCGGATGACCAGTCAGTCGGCCCCGACGGACTGCACTACCGAGCCTCAGGCGCTCTACAGCGGGGCTCTGACAGGCGGCAGCTACTCGGAGAGCATCTCGGGCGAAGTCGACCCGAAGGTCGCCGTCTCGCCCGCCGGCGACAAGGTCGTCGAGGCGTACGCCTTCCCCAGCTCCGGGTCCAAGCTGGCCGTCGGCGTGTGGAACGCGACCACGTCGACCCTCAGCCGGTCGGCCGTGCACGGGTTCGCCGGCCCGGACGACCCGACGACGGTGCCGCGGGACGTGGCGGTGAGCCCCGACGGTGCCCTCGCCCTGGTCGCGGCCGGGGCGTCGGGTACCAAGACGCTCTCCACCAACGACCTGAGCGAAGTGACGCCCGGATACGGGCCGCTGCCCGACGGCACCAGCTCGACGGCGGTCGCCTTCAGCCCGGACGGCACGCTCCTTGCGCGCGGCGGCGCGGTCGACGGCACCGCGGCCGACCTCCTGGTCCAGAGTGCCGATCCCGCCCAGGGCGACGCGCCCCGGGAGTACGCCTTCACTGACGGGACGAGCGGCGGCGACCGCGTGGCCGACCGCGGACTGGCCTTCAGCGCCGACGGCTCCCGGCTGTTCGCCATGACCACCAACGCCGCCGGGGACGCGTACTGGCTCCACGTCATCAGCAACCCCGACGGGCGCTACCACTCCTCCTTCGACACCCCGCTGACCGTGCAGCCCGGCACCCCCTACGCCGGCCAGGCCGTGCAGATCTCCGGGCGGCTGCAGCTGAACGGCCCCGCGCCCAGCACGCCCGTACAAGTGACCGCGGTGCGGCACGACTCGGCCGGCGACCACGTGGTGCCGTCGGCCACCGTCGGCTCGGACGGCACGTTCACCCTGGAGGACACCCCGGCCGTCACCGGGCAGGCCACCTACACCGTCTCCTTCGCGGGCGACTCCGCGCACGACCCCGCCCAGGACGCCACGCTCGCCGTGGATGTGGCCAAGGCGCCCACCGACCTGGCGCTCGACACGCCCACCAAGGCGACCACGTCGGGTGTGGAGATCCACGGCACCCTGACCACGCCGGGGGCCGCGCTGCCGGCCGGTACCACCCTCAACGTGCTCAGGGCGACGAAGAAGGGCGTCATCGACCTGCCCGCCGTCACCGTCGGCTCCGACGGCTCCTTCACGGTGGACGACGTGCCCCCCGCCAAGGGCAGCACCCTCTACAGCGTCTCCTACGGCGGAGACGCGCTGCACGAGGCGTCAGCGGACTGGGTGATCGTCGACGTCACCAAGTGAGCCCAGGCCTAGGACCAGGCCTGGTCCTAGGCCGGCCGGCCCGTGGCGGAGTCTTGCGGATCCGGCAGCACCCCGCAGACAGGGCCCGTGGCCGGCTCTGACGGCCGGTTGGGGCGCACGGCACCCGTGCCGGGTCCGTGATCACTCCGGGAAACGGTGGCCGACCCACTTCCACAGGTACTCCAGGGTTGCCGCCGCCACCACCGCCACGGCCACCGCCGTCCAGGGCATCGCGACGCCGACCAGTTTGAGCGCGAAGAAGCTCTGCAGGGCGGGCACGACCAGGACGACGAGGAACGCCGCGCCCATCGTGGCCACCAAGGTCACCCGCCACCAGGTGTAGGGGCGGGCGATGATCGCCAGGACCCACATGGAGATCAGGAACAGCGTCAGCGTGGCCGCGCTGGTCTCCGCCTCCAGCTGGACCGAGCCCGTGTAGTAGTGGCGGGCGACCAGGTACACCGCGAAGGTCGCCGATCCGGCCACCACACCGCCCGGGATGGCGTACCGCATCACCTGACGCACGAAGTGGGGTCTGGCCCGCTCCTTGTTGGGTGCCAGGGCCAGGAAGAAGGCCGGTACGCCGATGGTGAGTGTGGAGAGCAGGGTCAGGTGCCGCGGCAGGAACGGGTATTCGACCTGCCAGAACACGACCAGGAGCGCCAGCAGCACCGAGTAGACGGTCTTGACCAGGAAGAGGGTCGCCACGCGGGTGATGTTGCCGATCACCCGGCGGCCCTCTCCGACCACCGACGGCAGGACTGCGAAGCTGTTGTTCAGCAGAACGATCTGCGCCACCGCACGGGTCGCCTCCGAACCGGATCCCATGGCCACGCCGATGTCGGCGTCCTTGAGCGCGAGCACGTCGTTCACGCCGTCGCCCGTCATCGCGACCGTGTGCCCGCGTGACTGCAGCGCACCGACCATGTCCCGCTTCTGCCGCGGGGTGACCCGCCCGAACACGGTTCCCTCGTCCAGCGCCTCGGCCATCCGGGCACGGTCGGCGGGCAGCCGCCGCGCGTCCACCGCCTTGCCCTGAAGACCCAGCTTGGCGGCCACCGCCCCGACCGACACCGCGTTGTCGCCGGAGATGACCTTCGCGCGCACGTGCTGGTCCGCGAAGTAGCGCAGGGTGTCGGCAGCGTCCGGCCGCAGCCGCTGTTCGAGGACGACGAGGGCGGTGGGACGGGCGGCCTCGGCTGGTTCCGGGTCATCCAGGTCACGGCTTGCGCGGGCCAGCAGCAGGACCCGCAGCCCCTGCTCGTTGAGGCGCTCGGTCTCGACCAGGGCCGGGGTGCCGGAGTCGAGGAGGACATCGGGGGCGCCCAGCAGCCAGGTGCTGTCTTCTCCGTCGCCCTCGCTGAAGACGGCTCCGCTGTACTTGCGGGCGGAGGAGAAGGGGAGCGACTCGACGCAGCGCCAGTCGTCGTTGTCGGGGTAGGCGTCGATGATCGCCTGGAGGGAGGCGTTGGGGCGTGGGTCGGACTCGCCGAGGGCGCCGAGCACCTTGCGCACGTACGACTCGTCGGCCCCGTCCAGCAGCCGCAGGCCGGTGACGTCCATGCCGCCCTCGGTGAGCGTGCCGGTCTTGTCCAGGCAGACGGTGTCGACGCGGGCCAGCCCCTCGATCGCCGGCAGTTCCTGCACCAGGCACTGTTTGCGGCCCAGTCGGATCACGCCGATCGCGAAGGCGACGGAGGTGAGGAGCACCAGCCCTTCCGGGACCATCGGGACGATGCCGCCAACCGTGCGGGCCACGGAACCCTTGAACTCGTTGTTCTTCACCACGAGCTGGGTGATGATCAGTCCGATCGCGGCCGGGACCATCATCCAGGTGACGTACTTCAGGATCGTGGAGATGCCGGTGCGCAGTTCGGAGTGGACGAGGGTGAAGCGTGAGGCTTCCTCGGCGAGCTGGGCAGCGTAGGCCTCGCGGCCCACCCGGGCGGCGGTGAACGCACCACCGCCGGCGACCACGAAGCTGCCGGACATGACCTGGTCGCCGGGGTGTTTGACGACGGGGTCGGCCTCGCCGGTGAGCAGCGATTCGTCGACCTCGAGGCCGTCTGCCTCCGCGCAGACCCCGTCGACCACGATCTTGTCACCCGGGCCGATCTCTATGAGGTCGTCGAGAACGATCTCATGGGTGGCCACCTCGGTTGCGACACCGTCGCGCCGCACGGTGGGCCGGGCCTCCCCGATCACCGCGAGCGAGTCGAGAGTCTGCTTGGCGCGCCACTCCTGGACGATGCCGATGCCGGTGTTGGCGATGATCACGAAGCCGAAAAGGCTGTCCTGGATCGGTGCCACGGCCAGCATGATCAGCCAGAGCACGCCGATGATCGCGTTGAACCGGGTGAAGACGTTGGCGCGGACGATCTCGCTCAGGGACCGGCTGCTGCGCACCGGAACGTCATTGACCTGGCCGCGCGCGACACGTTCCGCGACTTCGGCCCGGGTCAGTCCGGCCGGTGGGGTTCCGGGTGGGGTTCCCGGGTGCACAGAGCCGAGGTCGGCGCCCGCGTCGATGTGCGACATGTATTCGACGGTACGTGGCCTTTGCCCACCCCGCCTCGTGTTCGGCGGACCGTCCCGGGCATTCCGGCCGTCCCGCGGCCGGGAACGGGCCGGTCCGTCGGATGGCTATTCGACCGGCGCCGGGTCCAGTGTGGCCGCCCGCTTCAGCGCGGCGTCGCGCTTGCGCACGTACCAGATGCCGATGAGTCCCAGTCCGCCCCCGGCCAGGCAGGTCCACAGCCACTGCAGGTGCCCGTGATCGCGGTACCAGCCGTAGAACGGGAGCTGCACCAGGAAGAGGATGAACCACACGATGGTGCCGCCGGTGATGGTGGCGACCACGGGGCCCTCCAGGGGCTCCGGCGCCTCGTGCTTGGGGGTCCACTTAGCCATGGGCACAGCTTAAGGGCCACCGTTGTCTACGCGCGGAGATAGCGATCTGGAACTCATATGTTCATACTGAAGCCGTTTGTCTTCGACCGGCTCTGATCGTAGGAAGCTCCAGCGAGGCTCGGGGGAACCCCGTTGGTGATGAGGTCCCGCATGTCCACCTCGGCTCCCGCCAAGGCCCCCACCCCCGAGAAGCCGAGCCGTGGGCCCGCCTACGGCCTGCTCGACCGCCACTTCAGGATCTCCGAACGCGACAGCTCCGTCGCCCGGGAAGTCCGGGGCGGTTTCGCCACCTTCTTCGCGATGGCCTACATCATCGTGCTGAACCCGATCATCCTCGGGAACGCGAAGGACATGTACGGGCACCACCTGGACAACGGGCAGCTGGTGACGGCGACCGCGCTGACGGCCGCGTTCACCACGCTGCTGATGGGCGTCATCGGCAACGTGCCGATCGCGCTCGCCGCCGGCCTGGGCGTCAACTCGGTCGTCGCGCTCCAGTTGGCGCCCCGCATGTCCTGGCCGGACGCCATGGGCATGGTGGTGCTGGCCGGTTTCGTGGTGATGCTGCTGGTCGCCACGGGGCTGCGCGAGCGCGTGATGAACGCCGTGCCGTACGGCCTGCGCAAGGCGATCTCGATCGGTATCGGCCTGTTCATCATGCTGATCGGCCTCGTCGACTCCGGTTTCGTCAGTCGTATCCCGGACAAGGCCGAGACCACCGTCCCGCTGCAGCTCGGCGCCGGCGGTCACCTCACCGGCTGGCCGGTGCTGATCTTCATCCTGGGCGCGCTGCTCACCTTCGTGCTGATCGTCCGAAAAGTGCCGGGCGCGATCCTCATCTCGATCGTCGGCATGACCCTGCTCGCGGTGATCGCGAACTCGGTCGCCCACATCCCCGGCTGGGGCCTGACGGTGCCCAAGTGGCCGGGCAATCCGGTCGCCTCGCCCGACTTCGGCCTGGTCGGCCACGTCAGCCTCTTCGGTGGCTTCTCCAAGGTCGGCGTGCTGACCGGCGTCCTCTTCGTCTTCACGGTCCTGCTGTCGTGCTTCTTCGACGCGATGGGCACGATCATGGGCGTGAGCGACGAGGCCAAGCTGACCGACGCGGAGGGCCACGTGCCGGGCATCAACAAGGTGCTCTTCATCGACGGCCTCGCCGTCGCGGCGGGCGGTGCCAGCTCCTCCTCGGCCACTACCGCCTTCGTGGAGTCCACGGCGGGTGTCGGCGAGGGTGCCCGCACGGGCCTCGCGAACGTCGTCACGGGCGGCCTCTTCGCGGCAGCCCTCTTCCTCACCCCGGTGGCCACGATGGTCCCGTCCCAGGCGGCGACCCCGGCCCTGGTCGCGGTCGGCTTCCTGATCCTGTCCAGCTCGGTCAAGGAGATCGACTGGGCCGACCACACCATCGCGGTCCCGGCCTTCGTGACCATGCTGATGATGCCGTTCACCTACTCGATCACCAACGGCATCGGCATGGGCTTCATCACCTTCACGATCCTGCGCCTGGCCGTCGGGCGGGCCAGGGAGATCCCGGTCGCGATGTACGTCGTCTCGGCGGTCTTCGCCTTCTACTACCTGATGCCGGCGCTGGGGCTGACCTGAGCCCGCGGTTCACGTGACCGGCCTGCGGGCTCAGGTGACCCCGTAGAACTTCTCCGTCTCCTCGACAGCGGTCTGGAACCGTTCGTCGAAGTCGTCCCGGGTGAGCGTGCGGACCACATAGTCCTGCACGCTCATTCCTCTCTTCGCCGCACGATGCCGGAGCCTTTCGAGCAGCTCCCCGTCTATCCGCAGGCTGAGCACACTGGTCCCCATGCGTACGAGGGATGCCACGTCCAGCCACCCGATGCACCACTTTTCGGAACCGGCTCACTCATATGGGTGATCGGAGGGTTTCCGTGGCGGGCATCACGGGCAGGTACCCACATCCCCGGTGGTCTTTAGGGAGGGTAATGAGTTACCCTAATGAACATGCCGGACCTTAGCCATGGTGACGACGCTGCCGCCGTGAACTCCCTCCGCTCAGCCGTGATGCGGCTGTCCCGTCGGCTCAAGCACCAGCGGGTGGATGAGTCACTGAGCCCCACCGAGATGTCGGTGCTCGGCACCCTCGCCCGATGTGGCACCGCCACCCCGGGCGAACTGGCCCGCAAGGAACACGTCCAGCCCCCGTCGATGACCCGGATCGTCGCGATGCTCGAAGCCAAGGGGCTGGTCCGGTTGGAGCCGCACCCCGAGGACCGGCGCCAGAAGGTCGTCACCCAGACCGAGCAGGCCGAAGCCATGCTCGACGAGAGCCGCCGCAAGCGCAACGCGTTCCTGGCAGGGCTCGTGGAGGACCTCGACGACGAGGAATGGGCCAGACTGCGCGCCGCCGCCCCCGTGCTGGAGAAGCTCGCACATCTGTAAGCAAGACGTCCGAGGAGGCGAACCCCTTTGAGTACGGGATCCGGAACACCTTCCGCCCCCGCACCGGCCACCGCTACCACCAACCCCGCCACCGCACGTGCCTCGCGCACGTCCTCGATGTTCAGCTCCCTGAAGATCCGGAACTACCGCCTGTTCTTCATCGGCCAGGTGGTCTCCAACACGGGCACCTGGATGCAGCGCATCGCCCAGGACTGGCTCGTCCTCAGCCTCACCGGCTCCTCCGCGGCCGTCGGCATCACGACGGCCCTGCAGTTCCTGCCGATGCTCCTCTTCGGCCTCTACGGCGGCGTCCTCGTGGACCGCCTGCCCAAGCGCCCCACCCTCCTGGTCACCCAGTCCGCCATGGCCGTGACCGGCCTCACCCTCGCGTTCCTGACCCTCTCCGGTCACGTCCAGGTCTGGCACGTCTACCTCGCCGCCTTCGCCGTCGGCCTCGCCACGGTGGTCGACAACCCGGCCCGCCAGTCCTTCGTCTCTGAGATGGTCGGCCCCGAGCAGCTGCAGAACGCGGTCAGCCTCAACTCCGCGAACTTCCAGTCCGCCCGCCTGGTCGGGCCCGCCGTCGCCGGCCTCATGATCACCGGCGTGGGGACCGGCTGGGCGTTCCTCGCCAACGGGCTGTCCTTCGCCGCGCCCATCGCGGGCCTGCTCCTGATGCATGCACGCGAGCTCCACGTGGTCGAGCGCGCGCCCCGGGGGAAGGGCCAGCTCCGGGAGGGCCTGCACTACGTCGCCGGCCGCCCCGAGCTGATCTGGCCGATCATCCTCGTGGGCTTCATCGGCACGTTCGGTTTCAACTTCCCGGTGTGGCTCTCGGCCTACGCGGACGACGTCTTCCACTCCGGTGCCGGCGCGTACAGCCTCTTCAACACCCTGATGGCCGTCGGCTCGCTGGGCGGTGCCCTGCTGGCCGCCCGGCGCGGCACGGCCCGGCTGCGCGTCCTGATCGCCGCCGCCCTGGCCTTCGGCACGCTGGAGGTCCTGGCTTCGGCGGTCCCACAGTACTGGTTGTTCACGCTGCTCATGATTCCGATCGGCGTCTGCGGCCTGACCGTGAACGTCACCGCGAACACCGCTGTGCAGATGGCCACCGACCCGGCCATGCGCGGTCGGGTGATGGCCCTGTTCATGATGGTGTTCGTCGGCGGTACCCCGCTGGGCGCACCGGTCGTCGGCTGGATCACCGACACCTACGGAGCCCGGATCGGCTTCGCGTTCGGCGGAGCGGTCTCGGCCGTCGCGGCCGCCGCCATCGGTCTCGTCCTGGCCCGCGTCGGGGGGCTGCGCCTGGCGGTGGGCTGGCACCACGGCCACCCACGGGTGCGGTTCGTGCCCCGCAAGCCCCGGCGGCACCTGGCGACCGCGTCGTAACCGGCCGTGGGGGAGGCCGCCGGTCCTGAGGGAGGGGTCGCCCCCCGGGCTGCCGCTCAGCCGCCGCAGCGACGTGGTGGCGGCGGGTGCGGCCGGGCGAGACGCCCATGCGCAGGGTGAGGGCGGTGCGTCCGTGCGTGGTGGGGCACGGAGGCACACTGGCTCCATGAGACTCTTCGCCGCCGTCCTGCCCCCGGACGACGTCGCGCGTGAACTCGCCAAGGAAGTGGCCCGGTTGAAGCGGCTGCCCGGTGCCGAGAGGCTGCGCTGGACCAGCCGCCCCGGCTGGCACTTCACCCTCGCCTTCTACGGTGAGGTCGCCGATGAACTCGTACCCGGCCTGTCGGAACGCCTGGAGCGCGCGGCCCGCCGCTCCGCCCCGCTCCGGCTGGCCCTCTCCGGCGGCGGCCAGTTCGGGCGCGGCAAGATCCTCTGGACGGGTGCCCAGGGAGACGTGAAGGCGCTGCGGCTGCTGGCCGGCCGGGCGGAGGCGGCAGCCCGCAGGGCGGGCGTGCCGATGACGGAGCACCGCCGGTACCTGGCCCACCTGACGCTGGCGCGGGGCCGGGACGGAGCGGATACGCGACCCTGCGTGGCCGCCCTCGCGGACTTCACCACACGTGCCTGGACCGTGGCCGACCTGGCGCTGGTCCGCAGTGAGCTGCCGAGGTCCGGGGTGCCGGGCGAACAGCCGCGGTACGAGACGGTCGCCCGTTGGGTTCTCGGCGGGTCCGGTTAGGCTCGATGGTGTGGACCCGAAAACCCGGAACCGGATCATGGCCGGTGCGCTT contains:
- a CDS encoding DUF2530 domain-containing protein, with product MAKWTPKHEAPEPLEGPVVATITGGTIVWFILFLVQLPFYGWYRDHGHLQWLWTCLAGGGLGLIGIWYVRKRDAALKRAATLDPAPVE
- a CDS encoding MFS transporter codes for the protein MSTGSGTPSAPAPATATTNPATARASRTSSMFSSLKIRNYRLFFIGQVVSNTGTWMQRIAQDWLVLSLTGSSAAVGITTALQFLPMLLFGLYGGVLVDRLPKRPTLLVTQSAMAVTGLTLAFLTLSGHVQVWHVYLAAFAVGLATVVDNPARQSFVSEMVGPEQLQNAVSLNSANFQSARLVGPAVAGLMITGVGTGWAFLANGLSFAAPIAGLLLMHARELHVVERAPRGKGQLREGLHYVAGRPELIWPIILVGFIGTFGFNFPVWLSAYADDVFHSGAGAYSLFNTLMAVGSLGGALLAARRGTARLRVLIAAALAFGTLEVLASAVPQYWLFTLLMIPIGVCGLTVNVTANTAVQMATDPAMRGRVMALFMMVFVGGTPLGAPVVGWITDTYGARIGFAFGGAVSAVAAAAIGLVLARVGGLRLAVGWHHGHPRVRFVPRKPRRHLATAS
- a CDS encoding MarR family winged helix-turn-helix transcriptional regulator produces the protein MPDLSHGDDAAAVNSLRSAVMRLSRRLKHQRVDESLSPTEMSVLGTLARCGTATPGELARKEHVQPPSMTRIVAMLEAKGLVRLEPHPEDRRQKVVTQTEQAEAMLDESRRKRNAFLAGLVEDLDDEEWARLRAAAPVLEKLAHL
- a CDS encoding NCS2 family permease, with product MSTSAPAKAPTPEKPSRGPAYGLLDRHFRISERDSSVAREVRGGFATFFAMAYIIVLNPIILGNAKDMYGHHLDNGQLVTATALTAAFTTLLMGVIGNVPIALAAGLGVNSVVALQLAPRMSWPDAMGMVVLAGFVVMLLVATGLRERVMNAVPYGLRKAISIGIGLFIMLIGLVDSGFVSRIPDKAETTVPLQLGAGGHLTGWPVLIFILGALLTFVLIVRKVPGAILISIVGMTLLAVIANSVAHIPGWGLTVPKWPGNPVASPDFGLVGHVSLFGGFSKVGVLTGVLFVFTVLLSCFFDAMGTIMGVSDEAKLTDAEGHVPGINKVLFIDGLAVAAGGASSSSATTAFVESTAGVGEGARTGLANVVTGGLFAAALFLTPVATMVPSQAATPALVAVGFLILSSSVKEIDWADHTIAVPAFVTMLMMPFTYSITNGIGMGFITFTILRLAVGRAREIPVAMYVVSAVFAFYYLMPALGLT
- a CDS encoding ribbon-helix-helix protein, CopG family, producing the protein MGTSVLSLRIDGELLERLRHRAAKRGMSVQDYVVRTLTRDDFDERFQTAVEETEKFYGVT
- a CDS encoding HAD-IC family P-type ATPase; the protein is MSHIDAGADLGSVHPGTPPGTPPAGLTRAEVAERVARGQVNDVPVRSSRSLSEIVRANVFTRFNAIIGVLWLIMLAVAPIQDSLFGFVIIANTGIGIVQEWRAKQTLDSLAVIGEARPTVRRDGVATEVATHEIVLDDLIEIGPGDKIVVDGVCAEADGLEVDESLLTGEADPVVKHPGDQVMSGSFVVAGGGAFTAARVGREAYAAQLAEEASRFTLVHSELRTGISTILKYVTWMMVPAAIGLIITQLVVKNNEFKGSVARTVGGIVPMVPEGLVLLTSVAFAIGVIRLGRKQCLVQELPAIEGLARVDTVCLDKTGTLTEGGMDVTGLRLLDGADESYVRKVLGALGESDPRPNASLQAIIDAYPDNDDWRCVESLPFSSARKYSGAVFSEGDGEDSTWLLGAPDVLLDSGTPALVETERLNEQGLRVLLLARASRDLDDPEPAEAARPTALVVLEQRLRPDAADTLRYFADQHVRAKVISGDNAVSVGAVAAKLGLQGKAVDARRLPADRARMAEALDEGTVFGRVTPRQKRDMVGALQSRGHTVAMTGDGVNDVLALKDADIGVAMGSGSEATRAVAQIVLLNNSFAVLPSVVGEGRRVIGNITRVATLFLVKTVYSVLLALLVVFWQVEYPFLPRHLTLLSTLTIGVPAFFLALAPNKERARPHFVRQVMRYAIPGGVVAGSATFAVYLVARHYYTGSVQLEAETSAATLTLFLISMWVLAIIARPYTWWRVTLVATMGAAFLVVLVVPALQSFFALKLVGVAMPWTAVAVAVVAAATLEYLWKWVGHRFPE